The Streptomyces sp. NBC_00440 genome contains a region encoding:
- a CDS encoding condensation domain-containing protein: MTPADGAHVAGDGPAPSRSAVEEGIGGIFRDILRRDDVGVLDDFFDLGGSSLMAVRALGQIHERYGVRVRAMDFFESPAVATLAQHVMDAAPAQWPQVSRRPAGADPVLSYDQQRLWLEDQLLPSAAYHVHGRQRLSGVLDLAALDASLRAIMDRHEALRSRFPVQDGRTIQIVDALADDWHLRFEDVRAEPDGEARARELMDADAAAPFSLETGPLVRCLVIRVGEAEHALSITAHHIVCDDWSVGVFVKELSDLYAAGGDPERADLPRLEVQYRDFAVWQRRWLTGEYLRRQVDYWREHLAGAPAALALPSRRRGTPDDVPTGGRVSAALSAADTRALGELCRKADATAFMALLAGFGTVLSRCSGQEDVVIGVPITGRSDARLQNLIGFFVNTLPFRLDLSGDPTFAEVLARARKAALGGYAHAEAPLDLLVGELPATRVPSRTPLFQVILNGVDTPEVHPLAGTTGEVLDTPTRPSKFELTLSAREWDGVLRFDLEFDANRYERDMIEQLLDQLMAVLRTATRAPDRPLGEYRSAAPGEPSLTLVPGPTEDPTTTDSAPPRGPLPAAEPDAVAVVDRDGEWTYRRIDAAADDVAQALTRHLPVHAPERRPDDADRHVVLEWRPTALCAAALLGSLRAGVQVTLDRSGDARRVSDGLTVRADGSGITLRRGADETCVIDPGKPPSGGTEPGTDTVVPGSRPDWAVARYGFGAHDRFAVLSGSTHHVISALLTAFAAGGAVVLVDHSPAVGATALAAELAEAGVSVLYAAPPVLRTLAGFSLPALRHVLVENAGSFVPQDVVAVRRTAPEARCTGLYGVGPDGRPAALHDIPDEWAVDTAPLRVPLGHPVHGTVRLVRRGGQEAAVGEVAELRVGDSWNGEFGRRWADGTLEFVAMAGNDPSTDPLQVTCALRELPGVVDALVVDAAPAGAGTGFVAYVVTDDGEFDLAAAQPRLAARLPDTLLPQHLVVVEGLPLTADGEYDLAALPRPESSETADRYVAPRTPLERQLVDILAALLEDDRVGIHDSFFELGGFSLLATQLNIQIRDTVRVDLTLRDIFASSTVEMLAQRIAFRQAEQEPAEDVEALLSDLESEASRRA, translated from the coding sequence GTGACCCCCGCGGACGGCGCGCACGTCGCCGGGGACGGTCCGGCGCCTTCCCGGTCCGCCGTCGAGGAGGGCATCGGCGGGATCTTCCGCGACATCCTCCGGCGCGACGACGTAGGCGTGCTCGACGACTTCTTCGATCTCGGGGGAAGCTCGCTCATGGCGGTGCGGGCACTCGGGCAGATCCACGAGCGCTACGGCGTGCGCGTCCGGGCCATGGACTTCTTCGAGTCCCCCGCGGTGGCCACCCTCGCGCAGCACGTGATGGACGCAGCGCCCGCCCAGTGGCCCCAGGTGAGCCGGCGGCCCGCGGGAGCCGATCCCGTGCTGTCCTACGACCAGCAGCGGCTCTGGCTTGAGGACCAACTCCTGCCGAGCGCTGCCTACCATGTGCACGGCAGGCAGCGGCTCAGCGGCGTCCTGGACCTGGCAGCCCTGGACGCCTCGCTGCGCGCCATCATGGACCGGCACGAGGCGCTGCGCTCCCGGTTTCCCGTACAGGACGGCCGGACGATACAGATCGTCGACGCACTCGCGGACGACTGGCATCTCCGGTTCGAGGACGTGCGTGCCGAACCCGACGGTGAGGCCAGGGCGCGCGAGCTGATGGACGCCGATGCCGCCGCGCCCTTCAGCCTCGAAACCGGTCCCCTGGTGCGCTGTCTGGTGATCCGGGTGGGAGAGGCCGAACACGCGCTGAGCATCACCGCACACCACATCGTGTGCGACGACTGGTCGGTCGGTGTCTTCGTGAAGGAACTGTCCGACCTGTACGCGGCAGGCGGCGATCCGGAGCGGGCGGATCTGCCCCGGCTGGAGGTCCAGTACCGGGACTTCGCCGTGTGGCAGCGGCGGTGGCTGACCGGCGAGTACCTGCGGCGGCAGGTCGACTACTGGCGCGAACATCTCGCCGGCGCCCCGGCCGCGCTGGCGCTCCCCAGCAGGCGGCGCGGCACACCGGACGATGTGCCGACCGGCGGACGGGTGTCCGCCGCGCTCTCGGCAGCCGACACGCGTGCGCTCGGCGAGCTGTGCCGGAAGGCGGACGCGACCGCGTTCATGGCGCTCCTCGCCGGGTTCGGGACGGTACTCAGCCGCTGTTCGGGCCAGGAGGACGTGGTGATCGGGGTGCCGATCACGGGGCGGTCCGACGCCCGGTTGCAGAACCTCATCGGCTTCTTCGTCAACACGCTGCCGTTCCGCCTGGACCTCAGCGGCGACCCGACGTTCGCCGAGGTTCTCGCCCGGGCCCGCAAGGCAGCGCTCGGCGGCTACGCCCATGCGGAAGCACCACTGGACCTGCTGGTCGGTGAGCTCCCCGCCACTCGTGTCCCGTCCCGGACACCGCTGTTCCAGGTCATCCTGAACGGGGTCGACACGCCTGAGGTCCATCCGCTCGCAGGCACTACGGGGGAGGTGCTGGACACGCCGACCCGGCCCAGCAAGTTCGAGCTCACCCTGAGCGCGCGCGAATGGGACGGCGTCCTCCGCTTCGATCTGGAATTCGATGCGAACCGCTACGAGCGGGACATGATCGAGCAGCTTCTGGACCAGCTGATGGCGGTCCTTCGCACCGCGACGCGCGCTCCTGACCGCCCGTTGGGGGAGTACCGGTCGGCCGCGCCCGGTGAGCCGTCCCTCACGCTGGTGCCCGGACCGACGGAGGACCCGACCACCACGGACTCCGCACCGCCCCGTGGGCCGCTGCCGGCCGCCGAGCCGGACGCGGTGGCGGTCGTCGACCGCGACGGCGAGTGGACCTACCGCCGCATCGACGCGGCGGCGGACGACGTCGCACAGGCGCTGACCCGCCACCTCCCCGTCCACGCCCCGGAACGCCGGCCCGATGACGCCGACCGCCACGTCGTCCTCGAATGGCGGCCCACGGCTCTCTGCGCGGCCGCACTCCTGGGGAGTCTCCGGGCCGGAGTCCAGGTGACGCTGGATCGCTCGGGCGATGCCCGACGTGTCTCCGACGGCCTGACCGTACGAGCCGACGGCTCCGGCATCACGCTGCGGCGCGGGGCGGACGAGACCTGCGTCATCGACCCCGGAAAGCCGCCGAGCGGCGGGACGGAGCCGGGCACCGACACCGTGGTGCCCGGTTCTCGCCCCGACTGGGCGGTGGCACGGTACGGGTTCGGCGCTCACGATCGGTTCGCCGTACTCTCCGGCTCCACCCACCATGTGATCTCGGCGCTCCTTACCGCCTTCGCCGCGGGAGGGGCCGTGGTGCTGGTCGACCACTCGCCTGCCGTCGGGGCGACAGCGCTGGCCGCCGAGTTGGCCGAAGCCGGCGTCAGCGTGCTCTATGCGGCGCCCCCGGTGTTGCGGACCCTGGCGGGCTTCTCCCTGCCGGCCCTGCGCCACGTCCTGGTCGAGAACGCGGGATCGTTCGTGCCCCAGGATGTCGTCGCAGTACGCCGGACGGCCCCGGAGGCGCGGTGCACAGGTCTCTACGGCGTCGGGCCCGACGGTCGTCCGGCGGCGCTGCACGACATACCGGACGAGTGGGCTGTGGACACGGCGCCCCTGCGCGTTCCTCTCGGCCATCCCGTTCACGGCACCGTTCGGCTCGTGCGACGAGGCGGGCAGGAAGCCGCGGTCGGCGAGGTCGCCGAACTTCGCGTCGGGGACAGCTGGAACGGGGAGTTCGGGCGACGCTGGGCCGACGGGACGCTCGAATTCGTGGCCATGGCCGGCAACGATCCGTCGACCGACCCCCTCCAGGTCACGTGTGCGCTGCGGGAACTCCCGGGCGTCGTCGACGCCCTCGTCGTGGACGCGGCGCCAGCCGGAGCAGGCACCGGGTTCGTCGCCTATGTCGTCACCGATGACGGAGAGTTCGATCTGGCCGCGGCGCAACCGCGACTTGCGGCACGGCTGCCCGACACCCTGCTCCCGCAGCATCTCGTGGTGGTGGAGGGGCTGCCGTTGACTGCTGACGGCGAGTACGACCTCGCTGCCCTGCCGCGACCGGAGTCGAGCGAGACAGCCGACCGGTATGTCGCCCCGCGTACCCCCCTGGAGCGGCAGCTTGTCGACATCCTGGCGGCGCTCCTGGAGGACGACCGCGTCGGTATCCATGACAGCTTCTTCGAACTGGGCGGATTCTCCCTGCTCGCGACTCAGCTGAACATCCAGATCCGGGACACCGTCCGAGTGGACCTCACCCTGCGCGACATCTTCGCCTCGTCGACGGTCGAGATGCTGGCGCAGCGCATCGCGTTCCGGCAGGCAGAACAGGAGCCGGCGGAGGACGTCGAGGCCCTGCTGAGCGACCTGGAGTCGGAGGCGTCCCGCCGGGCCTGA
- a CDS encoding AMP-binding protein has protein sequence MDARTVSELLQERTRERPDSIGYTYLSDGETERETLSYADLDLRASAIAASLHAAGVEPGERALLLLAPGLDYVSAFFGCLYAGVVAVPSYPPDPFRRERTLPRLIGVVGDADPVIALTTSDLLMFIDDLGEHAPLLRKLRWIAVDAVPAETSVPVVVDPGSTAFLQYTSGSTAAPRGVMVSHANLLHNLGMIQRYFGTDSDSQALIWLPPYHDMGLIGGLLQPLYSGCPVTLLSPLHFLEQPMRWLRKISSLGVSVSGGPNFAYELCARRATPQDVAQLDLSSWKVAFNGAEPTRPETLDRFAAVFGPAGFRADAFLACYGLAEATLIVSGTERGKPVPRVHVDRDALAGNTASSGAGPDVALVSCGSGPPDQEIAIVEAGTGQRCPDGVVGEIWVTGPSVAPGYWRRPEETRRVFGARIAGEDAGYLRTGDLGFQLEGRLVVTGRRKDLLIVRGRNHYPHDIEFTAEHAHPALRVGCSAAFQVPDDSAEERLVLVMEVRGAPEAVDGAGITARVREAVALVHGLRAHTIMLVGRGTVPKTSSGKVQRSLCRARYLAGELTEIAPHVPAARRHAADVLPGSGDDVEYRLRVLVAQLVGVAPDTLDVRTPLLAIGLDSLALVTLQHRLEAEFGVTVPLGQVLAGGAMEGILDQIADGGSPHGPGAVGAVGTGEHGGGAPARAVDAVGRTEAPLSHGVREIWLMQQLDPDNPEFTVATALRLPESVDLHALRRALSAVVARHPALRTTFEVRDEDLVQVVHPERPVTVEVHDMPELDERALTAHLTTVASTPMDLVTGPLLHVGLYRSSGAEVLLVRMHHIITDFWSSALLAREMGAFYSSYAAGRELFLAPPRATSLDVSAWRNAVLSDHARVSRMERHWLDQLSVGAGAAWPRLTFPAGDGPRADGPGADGGAIEFALSAELTDALRTRAAAEHVTVYVLLLASFMAVLHRITGQHDLVVGTPMAGRTRPEFADVVGCCAGTSLIRCRVTDAMPFTVLLTRVRQQVIGALEHQDYPMSLLRERHGVGGRGHLVDVLFTVNQAPPRPAGTPGDQGQEGPRPPGTAHHTDELAALAQVGPAAVQGRLGSLPVERFRLPVGGGAVPVEIVIAEVSGTAHGLLRFRAGSVDAAAADRMVQDYLAVLNRVAADPDVTLAGLGETEA, from the coding sequence GTGGATGCGCGCACCGTCTCCGAGCTGTTGCAGGAGCGTACGCGCGAGCGGCCCGACTCGATCGGCTACACCTATCTGAGCGACGGCGAGACCGAGCGGGAGACGCTGAGTTACGCCGACCTCGACCTACGGGCATCCGCGATCGCCGCCTCGCTTCACGCCGCGGGGGTCGAACCCGGGGAACGGGCACTGCTGTTGCTGGCGCCCGGACTCGATTACGTGTCCGCGTTCTTCGGCTGCCTCTACGCCGGAGTGGTGGCGGTGCCGTCGTATCCGCCCGACCCGTTCCGGCGCGAACGCACCCTGCCCCGGCTCATCGGTGTGGTGGGCGACGCCGATCCGGTGATCGCCCTGACGACGTCGGATCTCCTCATGTTCATCGACGATCTCGGTGAGCATGCGCCGCTCCTGCGGAAGCTGCGCTGGATCGCGGTCGATGCCGTGCCCGCGGAGACATCCGTTCCCGTCGTGGTCGACCCGGGGTCGACGGCCTTCCTCCAGTACACCTCCGGCTCCACGGCCGCACCGCGCGGCGTGATGGTCTCGCATGCGAATCTGCTGCACAACCTCGGCATGATCCAGAGGTACTTCGGCACCGACTCCGACAGCCAGGCGCTGATCTGGCTGCCGCCCTACCACGACATGGGGCTGATCGGCGGGCTGCTGCAGCCGTTGTACTCGGGCTGTCCCGTGACGCTGCTGTCGCCGCTGCACTTCCTTGAGCAGCCGATGCGCTGGCTGCGGAAGATTTCGAGCCTCGGCGTCAGCGTCAGCGGGGGCCCCAACTTCGCCTACGAGCTGTGTGCCCGCCGTGCCACTCCGCAGGATGTGGCCCAGCTCGATCTGAGCTCATGGAAGGTGGCGTTCAACGGGGCCGAACCGACCCGCCCGGAGACACTGGACCGGTTTGCCGCTGTCTTCGGGCCGGCAGGATTCCGGGCGGACGCCTTCCTGGCGTGTTACGGCCTCGCCGAAGCCACACTGATCGTCAGCGGCACGGAACGGGGTAAGCCGGTGCCTCGCGTCCACGTCGACCGCGACGCACTGGCCGGAAACACAGCCTCCTCCGGTGCGGGGCCGGACGTAGCGCTCGTCTCCTGTGGCTCCGGCCCCCCGGACCAGGAGATCGCGATCGTCGAGGCCGGGACCGGGCAGCGGTGCCCCGATGGCGTGGTGGGAGAGATCTGGGTGACGGGGCCGAGCGTCGCCCCCGGGTACTGGCGTCGCCCTGAGGAGACCCGGCGCGTGTTCGGCGCACGCATCGCGGGTGAGGACGCCGGCTATCTGCGGACCGGTGATCTGGGGTTCCAGCTGGAGGGGCGGCTGGTGGTGACCGGGCGGCGCAAGGACCTGCTCATTGTCCGCGGCCGGAACCACTATCCGCACGACATCGAGTTCACGGCGGAGCACGCGCACCCGGCGTTGCGGGTCGGCTGTTCCGCGGCGTTCCAAGTGCCCGATGACTCCGCCGAAGAGCGGCTGGTCCTGGTCATGGAGGTGCGGGGGGCGCCCGAGGCCGTCGACGGCGCCGGGATCACCGCCCGGGTCCGTGAGGCGGTGGCCCTCGTCCACGGTCTGCGAGCCCACACGATCATGTTGGTGGGCCGGGGCACGGTGCCGAAGACCTCCAGCGGCAAGGTCCAGCGCAGCCTGTGCCGCGCGCGCTATCTGGCAGGCGAGCTGACGGAGATCGCGCCGCACGTGCCTGCGGCCCGCAGGCACGCGGCCGATGTACTGCCCGGCTCCGGCGATGATGTGGAGTACCGGCTGCGTGTCCTCGTCGCACAGCTCGTCGGCGTCGCGCCGGACACCCTCGACGTGCGAACCCCGCTCCTGGCGATCGGCCTGGACTCGCTCGCCCTTGTCACGCTGCAGCACCGGCTGGAGGCCGAGTTCGGGGTCACGGTGCCCCTCGGCCAGGTGCTCGCCGGCGGGGCCATGGAGGGGATTCTCGACCAGATCGCCGACGGCGGCTCACCGCATGGTCCCGGGGCGGTCGGGGCGGTCGGCACGGGGGAGCACGGGGGTGGAGCCCCGGCGCGGGCCGTGGACGCGGTCGGCAGGACAGAGGCACCGCTGTCGCACGGCGTGCGGGAGATCTGGCTGATGCAGCAACTCGATCCGGACAACCCCGAGTTCACCGTCGCCACCGCCCTGCGTCTGCCGGAGTCGGTCGATCTCCACGCGCTCCGGAGGGCCCTGAGCGCTGTCGTCGCCCGGCACCCGGCGCTGCGCACGACGTTCGAGGTACGGGACGAGGACCTGGTCCAGGTCGTTCATCCGGAGCGCCCGGTCACCGTCGAGGTGCACGACATGCCGGAGCTGGACGAACGGGCCCTCACCGCACACCTGACCACCGTGGCGAGCACTCCGATGGACCTGGTCACCGGACCGCTCCTGCACGTCGGCCTCTACCGCTCCTCCGGCGCCGAGGTGCTGCTGGTGCGGATGCACCACATCATCACGGACTTCTGGTCGAGCGCCCTCCTCGCCCGTGAGATGGGCGCCTTCTACAGCTCCTACGCCGCCGGCCGGGAGCTGTTCCTGGCGCCGCCACGAGCGACCTCTCTCGACGTGTCCGCCTGGCGCAACGCAGTCCTGTCCGACCACGCACGCGTGAGCCGCATGGAGCGCCACTGGCTCGACCAGCTGTCGGTCGGAGCGGGCGCCGCATGGCCGCGGCTCACCTTTCCGGCGGGTGACGGGCCCAGGGCCGACGGGCCGGGGGCCGACGGCGGTGCGATCGAGTTCGCGCTCTCGGCAGAGCTGACGGACGCGCTGCGCACCCGTGCGGCCGCCGAGCACGTGACGGTGTACGTACTGCTGTTGGCTTCGTTCATGGCGGTGCTGCACCGGATCACAGGGCAGCACGACCTGGTGGTAGGAACGCCCATGGCGGGCCGCACCCGTCCCGAGTTCGCCGACGTGGTCGGATGCTGCGCGGGCACCTCGCTGATCCGCTGCCGGGTGACCGACGCCATGCCGTTCACCGTACTGCTCACCCGGGTCCGACAGCAGGTCATCGGTGCGCTGGAGCACCAGGACTATCCGATGTCCCTGCTCCGCGAACGCCACGGCGTCGGCGGGCGCGGTCATCTCGTGGATGTGCTGTTCACCGTCAACCAGGCGCCCCCGCGCCCGGCCGGCACCCCTGGGGACCAAGGACAGGAGGGACCGCGACCGCCGGGCACCGCACACCACACCGACGAACTCGCCGCGCTGGCCCAGGTCGGTCCCGCGGCGGTCCAGGGCCGGTTGGGATCCCTGCCGGTCGAGAGGTTCCGGCTGCCCGTCGGCGGTGGTGCGGTCCCCGTCGAGATCGTGATCGCCGAGGTGTCCGGCACCGCGCACGGTCTGCTGCGATTCCGCGCGGGCTCGGTCGACGCGGCCGCGGCCGACCGCATGGTGCAGGACTACCTGGCGGTTCTAAACCGGGTCGCCGCCGACCCGGACGTGACGCTGGCCGGCCTCGGCGAGACGGAGGCGTAG
- a CDS encoding NADP-dependent oxidoreductase, whose amino-acid sequence MKGREIHLTSRPLGWPSTDDFCMAEVAVADPRAGELLVRNQVMSVDPYMRGRMNEIPSYVAPFGIGRPLEGGAVGTVIESGSALFAPGDVVLHNAGWREYATVAEDAATKVDVDLAPPSAYLGVLGMPGLTAYAGILEVAALCPGETVFVSAAAGAVGSAAGQIARLKGAARVVGSAGSPDKVAYLRDIGFDASFDYHDGALRRSLRTAAPDGVDIYFDNVGGRHLEVAIGAMRPHGRVAMCGAISMYNADEPPAAPRNLALAMGKRLTLRGFLAGDFAHLRERFVAEAAGWLHRGELQYRETFAEGLPAAPRAFLDMMRGRNLGKMLVRL is encoded by the coding sequence ATGAAGGGCCGTGAGATCCACCTGACTTCAAGGCCTCTCGGCTGGCCGTCGACGGACGACTTCTGCATGGCTGAAGTCGCGGTGGCCGATCCGCGGGCCGGTGAACTGCTCGTCCGCAACCAGGTGATGTCCGTGGACCCCTACATGCGCGGGCGGATGAACGAAATCCCGTCGTACGTGGCGCCGTTCGGCATCGGACGTCCGCTGGAAGGCGGCGCCGTCGGCACGGTGATCGAGTCCGGGTCCGCGCTCTTCGCACCGGGCGATGTCGTCCTGCACAACGCCGGCTGGCGGGAGTACGCGACGGTGGCGGAGGACGCCGCGACGAAGGTGGACGTCGATCTGGCCCCGCCCTCGGCCTACCTCGGGGTGCTCGGGATGCCCGGCCTCACCGCCTACGCCGGCATTCTGGAGGTCGCTGCCCTGTGCCCCGGCGAGACCGTGTTCGTGTCGGCGGCCGCCGGAGCCGTCGGCAGCGCGGCAGGACAGATCGCACGGCTGAAAGGAGCCGCGCGCGTGGTCGGGTCCGCCGGCTCCCCCGACAAGGTCGCGTATCTCCGCGACATCGGGTTCGATGCCTCCTTCGACTACCACGACGGCGCTCTGCGCCGTTCGCTGCGCACCGCCGCGCCGGACGGTGTCGACATCTACTTCGACAACGTCGGCGGGCGGCACCTGGAGGTCGCCATCGGAGCCATGCGCCCGCACGGGCGGGTCGCCATGTGCGGTGCGATCTCGATGTACAACGCCGATGAACCTCCGGCAGCGCCCCGCAACCTGGCGCTCGCCATGGGCAAGCGGCTCACCCTCCGGGGCTTTCTCGCCGGCGACTTCGCACACCTGCGGGAGCGGTTCGTCGCCGAGGCCGCCGGGTGGCTGCACCGCGGCGAGCTGCAGTACCGGGAGACCTTCGCCGAGGGTCTGCCCGCCGCACCTCGCGCCTTTTTGGACATGATGCGCGGGCGCAACCTGGGCAAGATGCTCGTACGCCTCTGA
- a CDS encoding thioesterase II family protein, with amino-acid sequence MSPIGKLFPYRRETDGFELFAFPHIAAGPTLFHSLREAAGAEGIAVTGALLPGRGRRVREAPHHTMDALLAEIEEAATRDDFAAFSGDYGLLGHCSGSLVAFEIARLLVRLPCANPRLLVICSCRPPELIPDTGTSRLSREDMFARTAALGGMPDALLADDDLLDLLERPMRADWDIFDRYVHTVSAALPVPILTARGADDPTVPAAEQPRWAAQTQRLFRSVELKTDHWMLSETGSRALTREISATLSAIRS; translated from the coding sequence ATGTCACCCATCGGTAAGCTGTTTCCCTATCGGAGGGAAACCGACGGATTCGAGCTGTTCGCCTTTCCGCACATCGCGGCGGGACCCACACTGTTCCACTCGCTCCGCGAAGCGGCAGGGGCGGAGGGCATCGCCGTGACCGGGGCGCTGCTGCCGGGGCGTGGACGCAGGGTCCGCGAGGCGCCGCACCACACGATGGATGCGCTGTTGGCCGAGATCGAAGAGGCGGCGACGCGTGATGACTTCGCCGCCTTCTCCGGTGACTACGGTCTGCTGGGGCACTGCTCCGGATCTCTTGTCGCCTTCGAGATCGCGCGTCTGCTCGTGCGTCTGCCGTGTGCGAATCCGCGGCTGCTCGTGATCTGCAGTTGCCGACCGCCGGAACTCATTCCGGACACCGGCACCAGCAGGCTCTCCCGCGAGGACATGTTCGCGCGTACCGCCGCGCTGGGCGGGATGCCGGACGCGCTCCTGGCCGACGACGACCTCCTCGACCTATTGGAACGGCCCATGCGTGCGGACTGGGACATCTTCGACCGCTACGTGCACACCGTCTCTGCGGCGCTCCCCGTCCCGATTCTGACGGCGCGCGGAGCGGACGACCCGACGGTGCCCGCGGCGGAGCAGCCCCGCTGGGCGGCGCAGACTCAGCGGCTCTTCCGCAGTGTCGAGCTGAAGACCGACCACTGGATGCTCTCCGAGACGGGATCCCGCGCCCTCACCCGCGAGATCTCGGCCACGCTCTCGGCGATCCGCAGCTGA
- a CDS encoding dienelactone hydrolase family protein yields MAEVLLFHHIQGLTDGVQAFAGELRQAGHTVHTPDLFEGRTFGSLEEGMSFARETGFDTLRARGVAAADGLSPELVYGGFSFGVTIAQKLAQTRPGARGALLMHSCIPVTEFGTSWPDGVPVQLHGKEGDEFFEEDLPAARELAKSASAAELFTYPGDQHLFTDASLDAFDADASKLLMERVRTFLAAI; encoded by the coding sequence CAGGCGTTCGCCGGTGAACTGCGGCAGGCCGGCCACACCGTGCACACGCCCGACCTGTTCGAGGGCCGCACGTTCGGCAGCCTTGAGGAGGGGATGAGCTTCGCGCGCGAGACCGGGTTCGACACCCTCAGGGCGCGTGGTGTGGCGGCGGCCGATGGCCTGAGCCCGGAGCTGGTCTACGGCGGCTTCTCCTTCGGCGTGACCATCGCTCAGAAGCTTGCTCAGACGCGACCCGGCGCCCGGGGAGCACTGCTGATGCACTCCTGCATCCCTGTCACGGAGTTCGGGACGTCCTGGCCCGACGGCGTACCGGTGCAGCTGCACGGCAAGGAAGGCGACGAGTTCTTCGAGGAGGACCTGCCGGCGGCACGCGAGCTGGCCAAGTCCGCTTCGGCTGCGGAGCTGTTCACCTATCCGGGCGATCAGCACCTGTTCACCGACGCTTCGCTCGACGCCTTCGACGCGGACGCCTCCAAGCTGCTGATGGAGCGGGTGCGGACGTTCCTCGCGGCGATCTGA